GCCGCGTCGTGCCAATTCTTCTTTATAAAAAGGATATTTAAAATAGAATCTATTAATGCTAAATGCGATTACCACCACGAGCATAATCGGCACAATGAGCGTATACCCGTTACTGATTTCTGCAATTAGGAATATCGCCGTAAGTGGTGCGTGCAAAACACCTGCAAGCAATCCGCTCATTCCAACAAGACTAAAGTTTACTTCGCTGACATTGAACCCAAAGAGGTTTAAAAATTTGGCAAAACCATTTCCGAGCGTACAGCCCACAAATAACGAAGGTCCGAAAATACCTGCCACGCCACCAGCTCCCAGAGTAGTCGCTGTGGCAATGGTTTTAAGAGCACCAATGCTCAATATAAAAATCACAATGGTTATTGGATTGTAAAATTGCTGAAAATAGGTATTCATCATTAAAATATCGCCATTTCCGCGCAACATTTCATTCATTTGTTCGGCGCCTTCGCCAAAGATAGGAGGAAAGAAAAATGTGATCACTCCGATTGATAATCCGCCTAAAATAATCTTTAAAAAAGGAGAATTATTTTTCTTAAAATATCGCTCAGTAAATTTATACATAATCGTAAACGACACCGATGCAAAACCCGAAAAAACGCCTAATAATACATAATAAGGAATGGCACTTACTTGAAATTCGCCAATGATACGCACAGGAAAAATTACATCGTTATCATTAAAGAAATATGAAATCGTAATCGCTGAAATAGAGGAGAGTAGGAGCGGAATCATAGAGCCAAGTGTAAAGTCTAAAGCAAAAACTTCAATGGCGAAAACAATCGCTGCCATAGGTGCTTTGAACAACGAAGACATCGCCCCCACTGCGGCGCACCCAATTAGGAGTACACGCGTTTTTCTATCCATTTTAAAGTATTCGGCGATTTTGGTGGTAAGTGCAGCACCCGATACCACCGTAGGCCCCTCGAGCCCTCCTGAGCCACCTAAGCCCACCGTAAATGGCACCAAAATAAGCGAACTGTAGGTTTGGTATTTTTCTTTAAATGTTCCGTGATTGGTAATCGCTCGCAAGGTGGCAGGGATTCCTTGTATCACGGGTTGTTTTATCACAAATCGTATGAATAAATAAGTGAAAAGCAATCCTAAACCTGGGAACAAAAAATAGTAATAATCGTATTTTCTAAACAAACCATGCATCAAAACATCATTTACAAAAACAGTCATTTTAACGATGAGCAGGGCATAAATACCACTAATCAGCCCAATGATGAGTGCCAATAAATAGATGAACCTAAGCGGAGAAAATACATTATAACGCAATTTCTCTAGCCAGTGTTTTATCTTAATTACCAGCCTGATGTATGCAATACGATTAAATTTCTTGTGTGGCATATTTAAAATTAAAACTCGTGAAACTTTAAAAAAAAAGCCACACGAGTTTTTATCATTCAAAATTTATAAAAAAACAGATTTTTATTGATTTTCTTCTCTCGCTGCTTTTGCCTTTTTCTCTTGAACATCCAAGAAAAGCTCATCTAGCTGTTCTTTGGCAATAGGGGCAGGGGCATCAATCATTACATCACGACCACTATTGTTTTTAGGGAAAGCGATGTAATCTCTAATCGTTTCAGAACCGTCTAAAATAGAAACTAAACGATCGAAACCAAAAGCGATACCACCATGTGGCGGTGCTCCGTATTCAAAAGCATTCATCAAGAACCCGAATTGAGCTTTGGCTTCTTCATCGGTAAAGCCAAGTAGTTCAAACATTTGGCTTTGTAAATCTTTATTAAAGATTCTGATGGAACCTCCACCTATTTCGTTTCCGTTTAATACCAAATCATACGCATTGGCACGCACTTCACCTGGAGCGGTTTTTAATTTCTCGATATCTTCAGGTTTTGGCGAAGTAAATGGGTGGTGCATTGCGTGGTAGCGACCAGTGTCATCATCCCACTCAAGCAATGGAAAATCTACTACCCAAAGCGGCGCAAATTCGTCTGGTTTTCTAAGCCCTAAACGATTTCCAAGCTCCATACGCAACGCCGAAAGTTGCGGGCGCACCTTGTTTGCATCTCCAGACAAAATTAGGATTAAATCACCTTTTTCTGCTTGGCATTTTTCTGCAATTTTCTTTAAATCTTCTTCGTCATAGAATTTATTTACAGACGAAGTATAAGTTCCGTCTTCTTGGTATTTCACCCAAACCATACCTGCGGCTCCGATTTGTGGTCTTTTCACGAAATTGGTAAGTTCATCAATCTGTTTGCGTGTATAGTCTGCACAGCCTTTTACATTGATTCCTACAACAAGTTCTGCCTCGTTGAAGATTTTAAAATCTTTGTGCTGAGTTACTTCGTTTAGCTCACAAAACTCCATGCCGAAACGGATATCTGGCTTGTCGTTTCCATAGCGTTTCATGGCTTCTTGGTAGCTCATTCTTGGGAATTTGCCTACCTCTAAACCTTTGATATCCTTTAATAAATACTGTGTTAAGCCCTCAAATACATTTAAAATATCTTCTTGCTCTACAAACGACATTTCACAATCGATTTGTGTAAACTCTGGCTGACGGTCGGCACGCAAATCTTCATCTCTAAAACATTTCACAATTTGGAAATATTTATCCAAACCACCCACCATCAAAAGTTGTTTGAAAGTCTGCGGAGATTGTGGCAATGCATAAAACTGACCAGGGTTCATGCGAGATGGCACTACGAAATCTCTTGCACCTTCTGGCGTAGACTTAATTAAAACAGGAGTTTCTACTTCAATAAAGCCCTCATCAGAGAGGTATTGTCTTATCTTTTGAGCCACTTGGTGGCGGAAGATTAATTTATTCTTTACAGGGTTTCTGCGAATGTCCAGATAGCGGTATTTCATTCTCAGCTCATCGCCTCCATCGGTTTCATTTTCAATGGTGAAGGGGGGGAGCTTGGCGGTGTTTAAAATCTCAAGCGAATCGATTAAAATTTCAATCTCTCCCGTGGGGATATTAGGGTTTTTGGACTCTCGCTCTAGCACCTCACCCGAAACTTTTATCACAAATTCGCGCCCAAGTTTTCTTGCTTTTTCAAACAAAGATTTATCCGTGCGCGCCTCATCAAGTACCAACTGAGTGATGCCGTAGCGGTCTCGCAAATCTATCCACATTAAAAATCCTTTATCTCTAATGCCTTGCACCCAGCCACTGAGTTCTACTCTTTCTCCTTTATGGCTTAAATTAAGCGCACCGTTGGTATGTGTTCTATACATTTTTTAACTGAATTTATTTTGATTGCACAAAAATACGCTTTCTGTAGTATAATTAAAAAACTTAGTGCGTAAAATTTAGTTTTAGCCTATATTTTGGGGTAAATTTTGTCTTGCTTGATTGAACTCAGAAATTAAATTTTCCATGATTTTCTTTACGGGCAAAATCTCGTGAATCATCGAGGCACATTGCCCAATTTCGAGCATTCCCTCGGCGGTGTCGCCCTCAAACATACCCAGTTTTGCACGCCCCGTGCCTTTCAATTTTTCTAAATCTTCTGGCGTAGCATGCTGAGCATAAGCCTTTAAAATTTCTTGATAAAAAGGATTTTTAATCAATCGCACCGAACCGATTTCTTTCAGCGTTAAATCCGTTCCGCCCTCGTCGGTTTTTAAAATTTCATTTTTAAAATTGAGGTGCGCAGAAGATTCTTCGCTCATCACAAAACGCGTCCCGATTTGCACGCCCTCTGCCCCCAAAACCATGGCTGCCAATATTTGCTGCCCCGTGGCAATTCCGCCTGCGGCAATCAGCGGTACTTGAATCGCTTTTTTTACTTCTGGAATTAGGCAAAAAGTCGTAGTTTCTTCTCTGCCATTATGTCCACCTGCCTCAAAGCCTTCTGCCACAATGGCGTCCACGCCTGCTTCTTGCGATTTAAGTGCAAATTTAACACTCGATACTACATGCGCTACCTTAACACCTTCTTTTTTAAGCGTTTCAGTCCACTTTTTGGGGCTTCCCGCCGAGGTAAAAACCACAGGAACCTTTAACCTTAAAATACTTTCCACATGTTCCTCGATATTGGGGTAGAGTAGTGGTAAATTTACTCCAAATGGCTGATTTGTAGATTCTTTACATTTTTTAATGTGATATTGTAACACATCGGGGTACATACTGCCAGCTCCCAAAATTCCGAGCCCGCCTGCGTTTGAGACTGCAGAAACGAGTTCCCAGCCGCTAGCCCACACCATACCGCCCTGAACAATAGGGTGTTGTATATTAAATAATTGACAAATTCTATTCATTTTTCTTGTTGATTTTCAAGGGCTAAGTTAGTGATTTTTTTCCTTTGGCAGATTTTTTGTTTAAATAAATGACGATGTTTTTGAAAATCAGCAAAACATCTTTTATTTTTGCAAAAAATTAATATATAAATATTATGTATTGGACATTAGAATTAGCCTCTTATTTGAGCGATGCGCCGTGGCCTGCCACTAAGGATGAATTAATTGATTACGCCATTAGAACAGGTGCGCCACTGGAGGTAGTAGAGAATTTACAGTCTATCGAAGATGAGGGAGACCAGTATGAATCTATCCAAGAAATTTGGGCAGATTACCCAACTGATGATGATTTCCTCTGGAACGAAGACGAATATTAAAATCAAGGAACCTTGAACCCTCTGAAAATTTACGAGGGTTTTTGTGTTTTTTAGTCAGTTGAATTTTAAAACAAATTATAAATAAATTTTGAGCGATGCATTCGCTCAAGTATAGCCAAAAAATTATGGGTTTTTTAGATAAAATATTAAAGAGTTTCCTTGGAGATAAAAACGAAAAGGATGTAAAAGAACTAAGAAAAATTGTGGATCAAGTCCTTGCGGAAGAAGCAAAGCTTGAAAATCTCTCAATTGATGAATTGAGAGCTAAAACACAAGAGTTTAAAGCAAAAATTAAGGAAGCAACCAAAACGCAAGACGAGAAAATTGCAGAGTTGAAAGCGAAGGTTGAAGACCTTGAAAACATTGATGAGAAAGATGCAATTTTTGCTGAAATCGATGCGCTGAATGCAGAAAAATACAGATTAGAAGAAGGTGTTTTAGAAGAAATTTTACCACAAGCCTTTGCGGTGGTTAAGGAAACGGCTAAAAGATTTTATCACAACGATACGCTGGAAGTTACAGCCACTCCATTTGATAGGGAACTTTCTGGTTCTAAGGATTATGTGAGACTTGAAGGCGAAGACAAAG
This Ornithobacterium rhinotracheale DNA region includes the following protein-coding sequences:
- the aspS gene encoding aspartate--tRNA ligase; this encodes MYRTHTNGALNLSHKGERVELSGWVQGIRDKGFLMWIDLRDRYGITQLVLDEARTDKSLFEKARKLGREFVIKVSGEVLERESKNPNIPTGEIEILIDSLEILNTAKLPPFTIENETDGGDELRMKYRYLDIRRNPVKNKLIFRHQVAQKIRQYLSDEGFIEVETPVLIKSTPEGARDFVVPSRMNPGQFYALPQSPQTFKQLLMVGGLDKYFQIVKCFRDEDLRADRQPEFTQIDCEMSFVEQEDILNVFEGLTQYLLKDIKGLEVGKFPRMSYQEAMKRYGNDKPDIRFGMEFCELNEVTQHKDFKIFNEAELVVGINVKGCADYTRKQIDELTNFVKRPQIGAAGMVWVKYQEDGTYTSSVNKFYDEEDLKKIAEKCQAEKGDLILILSGDANKVRPQLSALRMELGNRLGLRKPDEFAPLWVVDFPLLEWDDDTGRYHAMHHPFTSPKPEDIEKLKTAPGEVRANAYDLVLNGNEIGGGSIRIFNKDLQSQMFELLGFTDEEAKAQFGFLMNAFEYGAPPHGGIAFGFDRLVSILDGSETIRDYIAFPKNNSGRDVMIDAPAPIAKEQLDELFLDVQEKKAKAAREENQ
- a CDS encoding NAD(P)H-dependent flavin oxidoreductase, which produces MNRICQLFNIQHPIVQGGMVWASGWELVSAVSNAGGLGILGAGSMYPDVLQYHIKKCKESTNQPFGVNLPLLYPNIEEHVESILRLKVPVVFTSAGSPKKWTETLKKEGVKVAHVVSSVKFALKSQEAGVDAIVAEGFEAGGHNGREETTTFCLIPEVKKAIQVPLIAAGGIATGQQILAAMVLGAEGVQIGTRFVMSEESSAHLNFKNEILKTDEGGTDLTLKEIGSVRLIKNPFYQEILKAYAQHATPEDLEKLKGTGRAKLGMFEGDTAEGMLEIGQCASMIHEILPVKKIMENLISEFNQARQNLPQNIG
- a CDS encoding DUF2795 domain-containing protein translates to MYWTLELASYLSDAPWPATKDELIDYAIRTGAPLEVVENLQSIEDEGDQYESIQEIWADYPTDDDFLWNEDEY
- a CDS encoding chloride channel protein, yielding MPHKKFNRIAYIRLVIKIKHWLEKLRYNVFSPLRFIYLLALIIGLISGIYALLIVKMTVFVNDVLMHGLFRKYDYYYFLFPGLGLLFTYLFIRFVIKQPVIQGIPATLRAITNHGTFKEKYQTYSSLILVPFTVGLGGSGGLEGPTVVSGAALTTKIAEYFKMDRKTRVLLIGCAAVGAMSSLFKAPMAAIVFAIEVFALDFTLGSMIPLLLSSISAITISYFFNDNDVIFPVRIIGEFQVSAIPYYVLLGVFSGFASVSFTIMYKFTERYFKKNNSPFLKIILGGLSIGVITFFFPPIFGEGAEQMNEMLRGNGDILMMNTYFQQFYNPITIVIFILSIGALKTIATATTLGAGGVAGIFGPSLFVGCTLGNGFAKFLNLFGFNVSEVNFSLVGMSGLLAGVLHAPLTAIFLIAEISNGYTLIVPIMLVVVIAFSINRFYFKYPFYKEELARRGELTTHDKDSNILIDMNIDEITETNVHKLKKSDYLGALVRLVEMSKRNVFPVINENYEFIGVVNVNEYRKTLFEVQQYGTMPIMDLTTAPPAIIIKGKDNPKTILQKFEETGSWVLPVLNDKEFIGFISKSKLLNLYRKKLKELDYTNI